In Yarrowia lipolytica chromosome 1F, complete sequence, a genomic segment contains:
- a CDS encoding uncharacterized protein (Compare to YALI0F17710g, weakly similar to uniprot|P38959 Saccharomyces cerevisiae YDR080w VPS41 required for the vacuolar assembly, similar to Saccharomyces cerevisiae VPS41 (YDR080W); ancestral locus Anc_8.212) — MQTSSPVKMPDDNAMEGAETQHEGGNVENPPTGEEVIPQSRGSDYNTARDTADTSTTTANNEVDEATETNGNDTSNGSGDNSSGKKDTEGHSDDNEAQNGEGSDKHGQEDTQEEEGNDEQNGKQNDDHKSDHNSESTNSESESDSDSGSDSESDSDSDTEEAEPRLKYSRLAGLPKTIFTRDPVSATLVNDNIVIIATHSGLIHLFRPNIELIRSFKAHSASIMSLSTDGTYFASASLDGRVVIGSISDPQDIAASDFKRPVHAVALDPNYASSKTFVSGGTAGNVVLSEKGWLQARSDTNICTSDSTIVLLRWIGDVVLWINDDGITIWNHVTKQQVLQVPKPDNISRADLYHPRMHLSDGHDRIYLAWADHIWILEVTQEKKERGKRLKKEPVNDGMSIFSRRILSTSASSTKSPQPETTVAVVTKFRVDSLLCGISTFGADMLMLLCYTKGERRAQRPELRLIDAASGEEVSSDELPLNGFESLGPNDYQLQTHAPVQKDAKAQYYIISAHDGVVARERDLTDHVQWLVEHEKYESAWVTCESIYGTVERKNLGIEWVESHVRDELWREAGAALSLVLTAFLGTIDPQDTYKHTIWSEDWANWAFIFGKSNNYELLANYLPDQLQSSVYDEYLRHYLRDDAEKFGFYMKKWQGLFGEGIEQSLVEEIDSSEDDKKTSALKLALAELNIADGKYKPALALLLELRDERCLDLIEAHHLLSDISPKDIPSLLTIGAGKDTASTLAALDKASAEEIQTTLKRTTELLVEGYHELPPKTVLSSLPESSPLAYVYLHSLNQVDSFAARDYGNQLMALYAKYDHVALSAFLKSNNNYDIGSAVDLCRADKSLTPDLVYLLGKVGRNMEALRLIIDELQDPYQAISFSLKQKDSELWNFLVDYSIDKPLFLKALLENIAMAQTPTYKLIERIPPNLEIPGLKGCLLNIFTENELQLSVTKGAHEIITNECHRETDALGRLRMGGVAFDGVGMDEFAVKSLDGKTVEVDSLPSWQAHDGSFASKLAHVSFLQQQSGR; from the coding sequence ctcCGACTACAACACCGCTCGAGATACGGCCGATACGAGTACTACTACTGCCAACAACGAAGTCGATGAAGCAACTGAGACGAACGGAAACGACACAAGCAATGGTTCTGGCGATAATAGCTCGGGTAAGAAGGATACGGAAGGACATAGTGATGACAACGAAGCTCAGAATGGAGAAGGATCTGATAAGCATGGACAGGAGGATACgcaggaggaagaaggcaATGATGAACAGAATGGCAAACAGAATGATGACCATAAGTCTGATCACAACTCGGAATCCACCAACTccgagtctgagtctgacTCAGACTCCGGCTCCGATTCTGAGTCCGATTCTGACTCTGATACTGAAGAAGCTGAACCACGACTCAAGTACTCTCGTTTGGCAGGTCTTCCCAAAACTATCTTTACGCGCGACCCCGTGTCTGCCACGTTGGTCAACGATAATATTGTGATTATCGCCACCCACTCGGGTCTCATCCATCTGTTCAGACCCAACATTGAGTTGATCCGCAGCTTCAAGGCCCACTCGGCAAGTATCATGTCTCTGAGCACAGACGGCACGTACTTTGCCTCGGCGTCCCTAGATGGCCGCGTAGTCATCGGCAGCATTTCAGATCCCCAAGACATTGCTGCATCCGACTTCAAACGACCAGTTCATGCTGTAGCCCTAGACCCAAACTACGCCTCATCAAAGACATTTGTGTCTGGTGGAACCGCCGGAAACGTGGTCTTATCGGAAAAGGGATGGCTGCAGGCTCGAAGCGACACCAATATTTGCACCAGCGACTCGACAATCGTGCTGCTGAGGTGGATTGGCGACGTAGTGCTGTGGATCAACGACGACGGAATCACGATATGGAACCACGTGACTAAACAACAGGTTCTTCAGGTGCCCAAACCTGACAACATTTCGCGGGCCGATCTGTACCATCCCCGCATGCATCTCAGTGATGGACACGATCGAATCTACCTCGCTTGGGCAGACCACATTTGGATTCTGGAGGTGAcgcaggagaagaaggaacgTGGTAAGAgactcaagaaggagcctGTCAACGACGGCATGTCAATATTCTCGCGCCGAATCCTTTCAACCTCTGCGTCTTCCACGAAATCACCCCAGCCAGAAACAACAGTTGCTGTGGTGACCAAGTTCAGAGTCGATTCTCTCCTGTGTGGCATTTCGACCTTTGGAGCCGACATGCTCATGTTGCTGTGTTACACCAAAGGAGAGCGACGGGCCCAGAGACCCGAGTTGCGGCTCATTGATGCTGCTTCAGGTGAAGAAGTGTCTTCTGATGAGCTGCCTCTCAACGGCTTTGAATCTTTGGGTCCCAATGACTACCAGCTGCAGACCCATGCACCTGTGCAGAAAGATGCCAAAGCACAGTACTACATTATCAGTGCGCACGACGGAGTAGTTGCTCGTGAGCGAGATCTCACCGATCACGTGCAATGGCTTGTTGAGCACGAAAAGTACGAGTCTGCCTGGGTCACGTGTGAGTCCATCTACGGTACTGTGGAGCGAAAGAATCTCGGCATTGAATGGGTTGAGTCTCACGTAAGAGATGAACTTTggcgagaagctggagcgGCTCTTTCTCTTGTTCTGACTGCATTTCTGGGTACAATTGACCCTCAGGATACTTACAAACACACAATTTGGTCGGAGGACTGGGCAAACTGGGCTTTCATCTTTGGAAAGTCAAACAACTACGAGCTTTTGGCAAACTATCTCCCTGACCAGCTTCAGTCTTCGGTCTACGACGAGTACCTGCGTCATTATCTACGCGATGATGCTGAAAAGTTTGGTTTCTACATGAAAAAGTGGCAGGGTCTGTTCGGCGAAGGAATCGAGCAGTCTCTTGTTGAAGAGATTGATTCCTCTGAAGatgacaagaagaccagTGCGCTGAAGCTGGCTCTTGCTGAGCTCAACATTGCCGACGGAAAGTATAAGCCTGCTCTGGCGCTATTGCTGGAGTTGCGAGATGAACGGTGTCTTGATCTAATTGAagctcatcatctcctgaGCGATATTTCACCCAAGGATATCCCCAGCCTGCTGACCATTGGAGCTGGTAAAGACACAGCATCTACTCTTGCTGCCCTTGACAAAGCATCTGCTGAGGAGATTCAGACGACTCTGAAACGCACCACTGAGCTGCTCGTGGAAGGTTACCATGAGTTGCCTCCCAAAACTgttctttcttctctccctGAGTCTTCTCCCCTGGCATACGTGTACCTGCACTCTCTGAACCAAGTTGATTCGTTTGCTGCTCGTGACTATGGTAACCAGCTCATGGCTCTGTATGCGAAGTACGACCATGTGGCTCTTTCTGCCTTCCTCAAGTCCAACAATAACTACGACATTGGTTCTGCCGTTGACCTGTGTCGCGCAGACAAGAGTCTGACTCCGGACTTGGTATACTTGCTTGGAAAGGTTGGCCGCAACATGGAGGCCTTGCGGCTGATTATTGACGAGCTGCAGGACCCTTACCAGGCCATTTCCTTTTCTCTTAAGCAGAAGGATTCCGAGCTGTGGAACTTCCTGGTCGACTACTCCATCGACAAGCCCTTGTTTCTCAAGGCGCTTTTGGAGAACATCGCCATGGCACAGACTCCCACATACAAGCTCATTGAGCGGATCCCCCCTAACCTCGAGATCCCTGGACTCAAGGGCTGTCTTCTGAACATTTTCACCGAGAACGAGCTGCAGCTGTCTGTGACTAAAGGAGCTCATGAGATCATCACCAATGAGTGTCATCGAGAAACAGACGCTCTTGGTCGGTTGAGAATGGGCGGAGTGGCGTTTGATGGAGTAGGTATGGACGAGTTTGCTGTAAAAAGTCTTGACGGGAAAACTGTGGAGGTGGATAGCTtgccttcttggcaggcGCATGATGGGTCTTTCGCATCCAAGCTGGCACATGTTTCGTTTCTCCAACAGCAGTCAGGCAGGTAA
- a CDS encoding uncharacterized protein (Compare to YALI0F17732g, weakly similar to uniprot|P46950 Saccharomyces cerevisiae YGR197c SNG1 involved in nitroguanidine resistance or uniprot|P47090 Saccharomyces cerevisiae YJR015w strong similarity to SNG1P), with the protein MSASEKQPIQSSDNSEQDIQPSQQQQRHLFHNDVRPGHYAVLKKSLFMMLFLSVGVLAVFSVFWGAMFRRSERAHNLRVGVINWDQGVVGDLFMDQVGARPQEKTLVALDYIPSDMFSTREQIETLVVQHNYWGVLVVEHNATEDTQAILNGDMKEAHQISYYYASGRQETIHWTYILPQILEFQAQFLEKQVPHIQQLLTRNFSDLQVANIIRNNITTLKFANYDIRPFTGGVASAIDNVGLIYLIIVSFQQTMMWNLIHAIMIPYKIVFWQRFLYRCAVNCVSMFIVSLCFSLVSLAFQQDFGVAYGKAGFVVYWLINYLAMLALGGATDNIQIIFVKYFPPILPVWLLFWVIVNTATAMSPLEVSPGVYAYGKAMPLYNALEAIRTILFNVKSTIGLNVGVLLIWIVVNWCISFVGLWNNDRLAKANNKK; encoded by the coding sequence ATGTCGGCTTCGGAAAAACAGCCTATTCAATCGTCGGACAACTCTGAGCAAGACATACAGCCTtcacagcagcagcaacgacaCCTCTTCCACAATGATGTGCGTCCCGGACACTATGCCGTGTTAAAAAAGTCACTGTTCATGATGCTCTTTTTGAGTGTCGGAGTGCTGGCTGTCTTTTCCGTCTTCTGGGGCGCCATGTTCCGCAGATCGGAGAGGGCTCATAACCTACGGGTGGGGGTCATCAACTGGGATCAGGGGGTGGTCGGAGACTTGTTCATGGACCAAGTGGGTGCTAGACCTCAAGAAAAGACTCTGGTAGCGCTGGATTACATTCCCTCAGACATGTTCAGCACTAGGGAGCAGATCGAAACTCTGGTGGTACAGCACAACTATTGGGGAgtgctggtggtggaacATAATGCGACCGAGGACACCCAGGCGATACTAAATGGAGACATGAAGGAGGCACACCAAATATCATACTACTATGCATCAGGAAGACAGGAAACAATTCATTGGACCTACATTCTTCCCCAGATTCTAGAGTTTCAGGCCCAGTTTTTGGAGAAACAGGTCCCTCATATTCAACAGCTGCTGACGAGGAACTTCTCAGATTTGCAGGTTGCAAACATCATCAGAAACAACATCACAACACTGAAGTTTGCAAACTACGACATCAGGCCATTTACAGGAGGAGTAGCATCGGCTATAGACAATGTGGGACTCATCTATCTCATCATTGTATCATTCCAACAAACAATGATGTGGAATCTCATCCACGCCATAATGATCCCTTACAAGATCGTCTTCTGGCAGAGATTTCTGTACAGATGCGCCGTCAACTGCGTCAGTATGTTTATTGTGTCGCTGTGCTTCTCGCTCGTGTCTCTGGCCTTCCAACAGGACTTTGGAGTCGCCTACGGAAAAGCAGGCTTCGTAGTCTACTGGCTCATCAACTACCTGGCTATGTTAGCACTAGGAGGAGCCACGGACAACATTCAGATCATCTTCGTCAAGTACTTTCCCCCAATCTTGCCTGTCTGGCTGCTCTTCTGGGTCATTGTCAATACTGCCACTGCCATGTCTCCTCTGGAAGTGTCGCCTGGAGTGTACGCTTATGGAAAAGCCATGCCACTGTACAATGCATTGGAGGCCATCCGAACGATTCTGTTCAACGTCAAGTCTACAATTGGCTTGAACGTCGGAGTACTGCTCATCTGGATAGTAGTGAACTGGTGCATCTCGTTTGTGGGTCTGTGGAATAATGACCGCTTGGCAAAGGCGAACAACAAAAAGTGA
- a CDS encoding uncharacterized protein (Compare to YALI0F17754g, no similarity) — protein sequence MSSEVTVVVAASTPSTSIVVPVTNTNPPVTIIQPSTPPSTVFITATPEAGTTVTVKQTQLPAAKTVTTVTTTGWAPPSWSTTYMLPPTPIVTLEQSPAPTTDVYLVYPTPQAYNVFPCQSDHTYYIPEFLEGNDNHFAVCSKGQVWTSAALCGPDNATILNGTTASITAPLPDFEFYTTKPVFYLNAPPVQCYRGGAWVLAYDTVVASAQTQATKYVDANAAPGGAAAVPTAVAGAALLALLF from the coding sequence ATGTCCAGCGAAGTCACAGTCGTCGTGGCCGCCTCCACGCCATCAACCTCGATTGTCGTGCCGgtcaccaacaccaacccACCGGTAACAATCATCCAGCCTTCCACACCGCCTTCCACAGTCTTCATCACGGCTACTCCGGAAGCTGGCACTACCGTCACCGTCAAACAGACCCAGCTGCCCGCAGCAAAGACCGTCACCACCGTCACAACCACAGGATGGGCACCTCCGTCATGGTCCACAACGTACATGCTGCCCCCGACGCCAATCGTGACCCTGGAGCAGTCTCCAGCCCCCACCACAGACGTCTACCTGGTCTACCCCACGCCGCAAGCATACAATGTGTTCCCGTGCCAGTCGGACCACACATACTACATTCCCGAGTTTCTCGAGGGCAATGACAACCACTTTGCCGTGTGCTCCAAGGGTCAGGTATGGACGTCGGCAGCGCTGTGCGGCCCCGATAATGCCACCATCTTGAACGGCACTACCGCCAGCATCACCGCACCACTCCCCGACTTTGAGTTCTACACCACCAAGCCCGTCTTCTACCTCAACGCGCCCCCAGTGCAGTGCTACCGAGGAGGCGCCTGGGTGCTTGCCTACGACACTGTGGTGGCCTCTGCTCAGACCCAAGCAACAAAATACGTTGACGCTAATGCAGCCCCTGGAggcgctgctgctgtcccCACGGCCGTGGCCGGCGCAGCgctgctggctctgctgTTCTAG